Below is a window of Pleurodeles waltl isolate 20211129_DDA chromosome 4_1, aPleWal1.hap1.20221129, whole genome shotgun sequence DNA.
ATTAGCCAGATTTTGTGGGTATATCTTAACGTGAATCTTTCTGGAGGCAATGCATGAAGAAACATACCATAAACCAGACATGAAGAAGAACACAAGACAGTAGAACACACATAaaatcccacaggatttgccaCTTCCTCGTCCATTTTAAAACTGGTATATTATTCATGtgacattttttaaacaaagttaGAGGATGCAGAGTAACCGGATCCTGCACCAAAGTAATAGACATAAAAACATGCTTGTGTTAAAATGACATACATTTTTAGTAgcataaataaaaaaagtgaacaGTTTAGCATGTATCTGACGTTATTCGCTCAATCATTTTCATAGGTTCGCTAAGAATGTTTTGACCTTATCTGTAAGGATTTCCTCTTCCTCTGGGTTGTCTTTAAAATCCTTATTTGCATCCAAAACCAAAACAGGAACATTTTTTATGTTCTCAAAATGAACTTTAGTACATTTTTCTGTGAGCCAATGTTCATGTTGGACATGCAAATCCTTTAAATATCCTAGTTCAACTTGTTCCTCTTCTGATCTGCCTCTTTGCCTCAGTCTTTCAAAACATTTCTCTGGTGTTGCTTGAAGATACAGAATTCCATTCAGAGCTACTTGATCCTTGAATTGTTGGAGAAGAAAAGAATGCCAGTCTTGATATATGGTCCATTCTATCTCGCTCATATGTCCAAGATCAAATAGATTTTTAGCAAACACGTACCTATCACTGTACACAGACCTCTCAAATATCTGTACTGGATTTTCTATTTTCATTACTTGCTCAGAACATGGTTCCAACTGAGCCTTTAATCGGCCCATGCAGGAAAATGTCTGGAAAGTATAAGACCATCTGGAAGGATCTTGATACATCAGTTGGAGTAAATTTGTATTCTTGGAACAAGCACCAGAACCTTGAATGTGTTGCCATTTTTTCACTGGTTCTGTAACCATATGCCAACCTGGGAATGCTTTAGCTAATGTAGTTAAAAATGTTGACTTGCCCACTGCAATGTTTCCTTCTATAGAGAGCCTCTTAACACTGGGAGTTTTGATGGAACTCGAAGCCATCATGCCACTTGTATTTAAATATCGGACGGTATACTTTGTCAAGGCACCTGCAACATTTCTTTGACTGTAAAAAGGTACAGCAGAAAAAAAATAGTCTTGTACTTTTGGGAAAATAATGTTGAGTCGTAGTACTGTCTTCGGAAGCATCCAAGAGTTACTTAAAGACATTGTCCTGAAAGCAAACAGAAattgaaaatataatttaaaatatccAAACATGAGAATGTGTATAAAACTTATTTTACCAGTATTGAAAAATAAAACTCAATAATACAAGTTAGTAGAAGACATCTTTCGGTCACAAATCTATTGTAAATCAATGCAAAACCTACAGGAAAACTTGTAATTTTAAAAAGCTCAACTCATTACATTGGAAAAGATAACAAATTCATTAATTTGCATTCTAGTGGCCATATAGTTGTGATGAAACTATCTGTTTAGCATGTTCACCCAGTAGATTTTGCAAGAAAGACAGGAAAGTGTTCTGTAAAACTTTTCACTCTATGACTTCTGTTTGCACTTACAACTTTATTGTACATAACATACAGTGTTAAGGTAGTATGTTGCCCTCTGCTGTGGCTACAACCCACCTGATTAGGGCCAGCCTCTTGTGTGAAGTTAGCTGCCTCTTCATAGGTTCCCTGTAAGCATGTCAAGAATACATCTGGGAAGCAGTGGCGTATGGCAAATTAACCAATTCCACATTTGTCTGCTCAAGTCTGCTTTAGGAACATTTATTTTGTAAGATGTTTTGCAGCCTTTGATTTCTAGCTTTTGGTTGGTAATCTTGCTCGTCTACTCTCTCTTCTACTCTGCAACAGCTACTCCACAGGATAGTGTGAAGAAGTTGACACCGGGCCAGGAAGAGGCACAGTTACACCTGAATAAAACCTGTAAAGACCCTTCTCCTTTCAGTGTTCTTGGTAAAGGCAGAGGTGAAGACTTAATGGGGTTGGTGATGTTCCTTGAAAAGTACAGGGGTCTGAAATGGGAGGGGCATTAGTTTGTTGGTAGCAGAAGAAAGTGATACATTAAAGATGGTGGAACCTTGTCTCAGTTGTGTGACTGAAGTCTAGGATAGATTGGATGCTACATTCTGAGAATTTATATGGGCATTAACTGGGAAAATATGGATGTGGAAAGCAGTGAATTTAATTAGGACCTGCTAAGCGATCACCCCGCAGTACAAATTATTTTAGCCTTTATAATTTCTTCTTGAGTCACTGAGGGAAGATATCGTGCTTGGTGAGGTAGAAGAAAAGAAAACCTCTTGGACAGTTGCACTGAAGAATTTCTGACTGTCTGCCAGAAAACCTTTGAGTACAGACTTGTCTTGAGCTCGGTACTGAACCTTTGGCTCCCATAATCTGCTGAACCAAAAGCCCCAGTGTCCAGCTTTGGAGTAACAGGAATGTTTGGAACTAGTTCTTGACAGCAGCGTGCCAGCTAGACTAACAGCCCCAAGCatttagggtgctgtggagtggaAAAGTGCTTACCCGTTTGAAGATGGCACCATCACTGTGAAGAACTTGCCCTGAGAAGCCTTTCTGCTAAGGGGCAGAAGAGATCCTGTATCCACAGAGAGACTAACAGCGGGCTCGATTTAGTTGAACTGTCAGTAGAATTTGTAATTCTTCTCAAAGAATTTAAATTTTTTAGTCACAGAGACCTTTGTGTAGCTAACATTTAAGCCCAACCAATCCTGCAACAAGCCAGACAAGCAAGAGGTACAGATAGTTAATTCTAACTTGAACTGTAGATTAATTTTGACTATTATTAGTGGCCGTCTGGGCCTTGCAGAAGCTCATTGACAGCTCACATCAAGACTGTAGCCTTTCGCTTTGCCTAAATTACTGGTTCACTACAAGACTACTCTGTTCACAATCATCATATCTGTGTTATACACGTGGAGGTTGATTCAAAGCTTTTTAGGAGTGTCTAGGAAACGTCTGCAGTAAAATTACTTTTTCTCTTGTGCTAACAGCTGAAAGGCTGTCCGGAGGGGCTCCATGGACAAGGAACATGCAGTCTCGCATCAGAGCTTACGCTTAGAACTTCTGAGTAAAATGTGGGATACTTCTTCATAGAAATGCACAATTTGGATCTCATCTGTAAATGGTTCAAGagagtgtgtaatgcatgtttgacCTAATATTGTTTCTTGACAAGAAGCATACAACAAAAGAACAGCAATGTTCGAAATATATACAcctctcctttttgtttttaaaagtccttgccaacCTGTCATCGGTGTTGGGCTATCCTATAGGGTAATCAGGCAGTGCATGATTGGCTGGTCAGAGTTTGGGCCTGTTTTTTGTGGGTGTTTGTgatcctgttttatggtctggtggtccACGTGTACTGTTCCTTTCCCGAATATTGCCACATAACtttcctgcagcaagcacaaacgtATGCAGTAGTtgctaccttgcaaaacacctatactgCTAACCTCTACAAGTTCAAGACTACTgcgatttgcaaatgtgggtcacCTTTTTAGCTATTTTATTCACTAACAGGGGCAACATTTACTTTGGAGCCCAGACTtactttctgtcccagtccgaccctgtctCACATCCTCTCCAAGGAGTTGTAATTGGTATCATATACAATACTGGGGTTGTCACTTGGGTTCACATGATATGTAGAAGGAAGGATAATTATTCCCTCTGGGTTCAGAATGCCCTGTTGGTGTTAAATGCCTCATGGAGTAAGTAGCGCAAGATAAAACAAAGTCAAAACAAGGAGCATCAGGGCTGGCATAAGGCTGGCAAGGAAACAAGGAAAGAGCATGCAGATCTTTACCTTGTCACTCCCTCATTGTTCCTCTGCTTTGGAAGTGCAGCATGAAAGTTAGTAGATGGACACAGAGATACTGCAGTTGACGTAAGGCTATGGCAGGACGTAGGAATTAACTGAATACTAGAGGATATTCCACTCTACAAATGAATCACAGAAAGTACTTGTGTTATATCGAGAAtgtagggccttgtggagagcagacgcagtctagtttCTCCACGGGAGAATTAGGGCCGGAAAGAGACGGCCATAAAGGGGATAGGGCAGGTGTTAAGCGTGGAGGGTAGCTGGGAGCGCAACCGGCCtcttctgtgccagcctgtcacgcTGCGCTGAGGTTGGCAGTCCCAGGTTAAAAAGGTGTTTTAGGGAACGAAGTCCAGGTGAGGGTTAGTACGTGGCACAGCGATTGCCACGGGCTCCGATGCGGTGCGGGCCACGCTTTGAGTTATAGGCAAAGCCGGCTGCGCTGACCTACTCGAGCTGGCGTGCTCAAACAGGCTTGGGTGGTCATAGCATGCACCACGCATGCAGAGGCACTCAGTGTGGCGGCAGCGGTTGCAGCCTGCCGCTCACCGTTGAGAGGTGCAAAGAAGAAGTTGGACGGCGGGACGCAGCACGTCCAAACCCTGTTGCACAGCACAAGGGCAGAGGCGCGAGGGGAGCTTGATTTTGAGGCAGTGAGGGGGCCCCCTAGGCTGGGCCTTACAGCCGGGCCTGGGGAGCAGAGTTCATCGCTGAGGCCAGGGGACCCCAAAGGACAGGAGCAGAGCATGGACCTTTCTATGGCTGGTATGAAAGCCATGGTGAAGGGAAGAGGCAAGTCCCATGGTCAGGCTGAGGGCAAGGGAAAGGGGAAAAAGGCGCAGGCTCTGgtggttgggcccctgggggccaatttGGTGGAATGGAGGGGCGAATAGAATGGGGCAGCTGGGGTCAAGGCAGGGATGAGGGGACAggtgcagggtgaggggaggggagaCTCAGCAACATCCCCCcactgactggtcagcagtggatatAGAAGCCAGGATTCAAGAGCAGAGGCAGCTGATGGCTGAAACAGAGAAAAGGTGGGCCCTGTTATGCAAAGAGGGAGGAGGCAGAAGGGAGAACTAGACAGGCAAAAAGGAAAGTCAGTGGGGAGTAGCGTGCAGAACAGCAAAGGGCGTGGTTTAGGGCATGGTAGTTTGATGTGGGTTCCTTATGGAGAGTAGGGCAAGGAACAGGAGGCTGGTGCAGCTGGTGGGTCAGGCAGCGTGATGGGTGCACATGTCTCACACAGCCAGGTGCGGCGTGGTGAGTCAAAGCCAGCATCAGAGGCTGACGGGAAGGTGGCGaaaccaacggggcgcaacacggccccaggACGTTGGTCAGAAGCACTAAAGGGTTCTTTGGCGGCCTTCTCTGCGCCGCAGGAGAGCACAAAACAGATTCATGGCATAGGCCATGAGGGACACAGCATGGAAGAAGAGTGAGAAGTGGTGGATGCCCTGGGTGCAGAGGACGAGTAGGGTatggaagaagaggatgtggtggaGCTGGATTATGAAGAAGATTGTAGGAATGGGAAGATGGGGAGTATCATGAGAAGGTGAgcggggagggggaaggggcgCAGGAGCGGCACAACCCTCTCTTCTCTTACTGTTTTGCAGGCCTCGAAGACTGGTGCATGAGCGCATTAAAGGTCACGCAAGAAGGGTCGCGGGCACAAGCCAATGCGAGAAACGAGAACTCAAGAATAAGGTGTTCAAGGTAAGGGTGAATGGTGGTCCCCATGGGGTGACCAGTAAGGGCAAAGCCAGTACAGCTCAATATAAATCTATTGGAGTGGGGGAGGACTCAATCCACAGCATGCCCGGTACAGGTAGGCAGCAAAGACCAAGCGGTGGACAAGGTCCCGGTGGTCTATAAGCCTTTTCAGCAGCGTCCCGCTCAAGGATGGCCAGGTACTGCTCAACGGCCCCCAGTGCCTAGCTCAGGAACATGTTTTGGAATTTTAACAGGGGGGTTTGCTCTAGACACCCCAGCAACTTtaaacatgagtgttccaaatgtggggggagACAACCAGTTATGCAATGTTTTCTACTTGCTAGTCCGGTGGAACAGTGGAGATCTACCAGGGGCAGGGCGCTCCTGGGCCGAAAGGCGACAACTCTAATTAAGTTGGCCAGGTTACTGCCCTGGTTGCGCATGTACCCAGATACAGACATGGCAcgaaaattggaatggggtttcaaggAAGGTTTCAGGGTAGGATACCAAGGGCCACGAGCCAGGAGATGAGCTGACAATTTGCGGTCGGGTAAAGACATGCCTGATGTGGTGCTTtagcaggcaggttgctccccgctacgccgcccagcgccacctcctcaccgttccgttcctcctcagcttccccagccgctgtgtcccctgcggcccctcccacctccacctCACCTTTCCATTCCCTTTGTTCCGCTTCAGTTTCCccagcggcccctcccgcctcccccctccacctcaccgttccattccctttcttcctcctcagcttccccagctgctgcatcccctgcggcccttcccgcctcccccctccacctcaccgttctgtTCCCTTTGTTCCTcctcagcttccccagccgctgcgtcccctacagccactcccgcctccccctccacctcaccgttcccttTGTTCCTCCTCAGctcccccagccgctgcgtccccttccccccagccttcccatttgtccaaccctctctcctcccagctgccactctctcccctccccccatttatggaagccgcggcaacgaggagcaacccttgaccctgcattagcaggcaggtcgctccccgttccgccacccagcaccacctccttaccgttccgttccctttgttcctcCTCAGCTTCCctagccgctgcgtcccctcccgcctcccccctccacctcactgttcctttcctttcctttcccagctgccactccccccaCCCACTTATGGAAACCTTGGCGCAGTCTTGGCGcatttgcctttggcgcgcccgctgtgcACGACCACACCCTAACGCTGCTCTCCGACACCGCCatctggatgacaactaaccacctcaagcttgaCTCCAACAAAACtgggatcatcatcttcggctccaacaaaaccatatgggacgactcctggtggcccaccgccctaggacccgcacccacccccgcaaaccacgcacgcaacctcggcatcatcctggacccctccctctccatgacacagcaaatcaatgcttgtacctcctcctgcttcctcgcactccgcactctaaacaaaaatccttcaaatggattccccctgggaccaggaagacagtcacccatgcactcatcagcagcagactagactacggtaacgccctctacgccggcaccacactcaagcgcaaactccagagaatccagaacacagctgaacATCTCGTCCTTggaccccccccaactccccctgcccccctcacgaacgaatctcaccacacctcaaatcccttcactggctccccatagacaagagaatcacattcaagatcctcatccacacacacaaatccctccacaacaccggcccaacctacctcaacgaaagagtgaacttcgacactcccacacgcaacttccaatcagccgacctcgccctagctacagtccccagcatccaacgcaccaccacacgaggcaggtccttctcctacctcgcccccaaaacctggaactccctcccaaccagcacactcaaaaccaaagacctcctgctcttcagaaagaacctcaaaacatggctgttcgaacagggaccctcctgccccccccacaagcgccttgagaccctcatggttgagtagtgcgctttatacatttttttgattgattgagtaaagtggcagagggcagaattgcgggccccttTTACGAGTGGCCTATGGAAGACCTGATGATTTCACCCTTGGGTGTAGTCTCCAAAAAGAGCAAAGGTGAGTTCTGACTTATACACCATTTGCCATGGCCGGAAGGGGCATCAGCGAATGACTTAATCGCACCAGAGGATACACGGGTAGTGTACGCCTCAGTAGATGACGCCATTCGGCTCATCTGGGGGTGTGGCAGGGGTGCAGAGTTGGCTAAGTgcaacatcaaggcagctttcCGGCTGTCACCTATCCACCCTgaggatttctctttgctggggatgcaAATGGCTGGGGGCATTTACGGTTGACAGAGTATTGCCAATGGGGTGCGCAATTTCCTGTGCATTGTTCGAGGTTTTTAGTaccttcctgcagtgggtttttattcagGTGAGAGGGCATCGGACAGTAtcacactacttggatgattttctttttgtggttAAGCCAAGATCTGGGTCGTGTggtagggcattgcagtgttttgaaCTGTTGGCGCAGGAGTTAGGGGTGCCTCTGGCTCCAGAAAAAACGGAAGGCCAAGCTGTGTGCTGACTTTTTTGGGCAGACAGAGTGGCCTTTATGGCGCATCTGCTGAAAGAGAAGGTTGAAGAAATTTTTTAGTTTTTGTGGCAGATTAGGCTGAGACAAAAGATCGAACTGCGTGTGGCACAACTGCTGGGTTTCCTCAACTTTGCATGCAGAGTGGTCCGGAGAGGTAGGATGTTCTGTAGGCGCATGGGTCTGGCGCTATCAGGTGCATCACTTCCTCATCACAGGATTTGGCTGACAGTAGGTCTGAGGGAAGACATTAAGGCCTGGGAACTTTTGACACAATTCAATGGGGTTTCCATGTCCTTTCAGGAGGAAGACACtgtatggcaggtgcagatttgTTCGGACGCGTCAGGGGCCTCTGGTTCTGACCTTTTTGGGATAGGTGGTGGTGCGTGGAGGCGTGGCTTGAGCAATGGTCGAAACAGGGCAGGAGCATTGCGTTCCTAGAATTTTTTCCACTGCTAGTGGCATTGTCAGTGTGGGGGGACGAGCTTGACAGTGGTTGacctggtgaacagacagagggtaAGGGATCTCAGGTTTATTGTGACTACTGATGAGGGTTATGCTTCACTGCTTGACTTTGAACATAGTATTTAATGCTGTGCATATTCCGGGGGTCAACCATTCTATCGCAGATTCCCTGTCTTGTTCGCAATGGCAGCGTTTCTGCAACTTGGCACCAGGCGCAGAAGAGCACAAGACGGCGGTCCCGGCAGAAATTTGGAAGTGTGGGgcgtgatggtcatgagactggtggagatGTCACTAGCGGAATCCACTTGGAAGAGTTATCGTCTAGCATGGTTAGAGTTTCAGGATTTTGAGGTTATCATAGTGCAGTTTTGGAGGCAGGAGCAGGGAGCGCTGGAGTCTAGATTGTTGCGTTTTCTTACTTTTTCTGATTAAGAAAGGCTTATTGCCAGCCATGATTGGTGGCAAGTTGGTAGGAGTGGCATTCTATGGGAAGCTGTTCTTTGGCTGGgatctgggggaagaaaagattgaGGTCAAGCAGTGTAGTGCGGTGAGCCATTACGTTTGATTTGCTTCTGGAAGCATTGCATGTACTGCCAGTTTGTTGTGTGGATGCACACGAGGTGGAGCTTTTTTGCTTGTtcgtggtgtggatgttttttggggccttccgggtgtctgaattgttgggcgTGGCGAAAGATTGTGGTGTGAAAGAGGGGGAGGTGCGCCGGCAGGGTGAGCTTTTGGGCATCTGGCTGAGACGGTCCAAAACAGATAAACTGGGTTGGGGTAAATGGGTATGTTTGGACCGAGGGGGTGATGTAGAAGCATGTCCAGTGTTGGAACAGAACAGTTTCAGGAAGCATGGggtggaaaaaggggggggggggcgggagtgtaggggtaagtgtttttttgtcacaggAGTGGCAAGAAACTTACGCCATTTCAGTTGTTTTGAGAATGGCCTTGGGTGGCTTGGACGACAGCCGGGTAATTTTGGTAaccattcattcaggattggtgcGGCAACGGAAGCAGCCCAGTTGGGTTGGTACTGGGACCAAATCAGGCTTACTGGGAGGTGGCGATCCAAGTGTTGTGAGCGATATGTGAGGGCCTGATGTGGGAAGTCTtccaggggtgcagagtagatgagCAAAGAGGGGTGGGTTTCTTTAAGGGCGGGACTAGTTTGGGGGAAGAGGGAGGATATGGTCACATACTGAAATTTGTGTTTTCTTACAGGTTTAGCGAAAGTGGTCACATGGCTGGTCGGGCATTTGTTTATTCACTTGGCAGTTAaatatgcagaaaagcaagtttatGGACGTTCTCTGGTACTCCCAAGTAACTGGCACGAAGTgttgtggtggggaaagagtggaATGAAGAGGGGCAATCTGCTTCCTTTTACAACATCGGTCATGCCGACATAAGGTTGTCCTGATGTATTCGTATTGCACTTTGGGGAAAATGATCTGGTCCAGCTatcagggctcaccctactgcaacacatgcagtggGATCTGGCATTGCTGAGGTGCGATATACATGGAGCCGGCCTGGTATGAACAGAGTTTGtgcccaggaggaaatggagaAGGGCAATGAAACATGGGGTTATTGCAAGGGTTCGGAGGAAGCGCAATTGggctatgagggttttctgttgggTGCATGACATTAAGGTGCTGACGCACAAAGGGATTAAGGAAGGAGAACAGGTGCTCGTCAGAGATGACAGAGTGCATTTGTTGGAGATAGGGAATGCACATTACATGTTGGAGCTGTGTTTTTTATTGACAAAtttgtggggggtgagggggaggaaaCTGGTGCGTAGTGAGCCTGCTTAAGGGCTACGGTGTGTTGCACTGGGTTCACTGGTGGGGCAACAAACTGCCTaaggggtttgtgctgggtggctgagatgggggagggtggagagttagAGTCAGAAGTGAGAATGGAAGATGGGAAGAGTGCCAAGGGGTGAggatgaaaacttgttcattttaaGTTCCAGTTTATGTTGATGTTATATTATGATGAGCAATCCTGTCCCAATAAAAAGGCCTTTTACACTAGTCAACTGAGTGTTGAAGTCTAAGTCCCGAtgtagggccccgtggagagcagacgcagtctagtgtCTCCACAGGAGCATTCAGGCCGGAAAGAGACAGCCATGaaggggatcaatcaatcaatcaggaatttgtaaagcgcactactcgcctgtgagggtcttaaggtgctgaggaggaggggaggaagggggggggggggggagaagaggaggtgctgctactgctcgaacagccaggccttgagaaggtttggcgcaggtgggtgggaagagtgttccatgttttggtggcgaggtgcgagaatgatctaccgctggttgtagttctgcagacaggGATAGGGCAGGTGTTAAGCGGGGAGGGTCTAAGTGGGTGGGGTATATAGAGGGGACCTGAGGGTGGGACTGGCCTTTTCTGCGCCAGCCAGTCGCGCTGAGGTTGGACACCCACCCGCCCTGCATGGAGGAAGCAAGGGGGACATTTGTGTATAGGAGGGTGTGAGGGGGTAATGTGGGGGGAGAGGTGGGGGCGTAtgccagttttagggcaggttgctagatgcaggtggtagatgggggagggtggagcgtCAGATGCGGGCCAGGCCACCCTTCCAGGcgggaaaagaagcaggtgaaggatgacagagtgggggatgcctGATTCAGACAtgagatgaaaggaaaagggggacaGGTGGGAGAATGGAATTGGAGGCTGGGTGAATGGAGGCAAAAGTGGGGgaatgaagtgagaatggaagacgGGGGAAGTTCCAAAGGGTGAGGATGAAAGGTTGTTAATTTAAAGTTCCAGCTTATGTTGATATTATATTATGATGAGcagtcctgtcctaataaatggccttttacactagtcaAGTGAGTGTCGAAGTCTATGTCCCGAAAGCAATCTTCACAGAGGAGAGACAATGGAGTCATAGCAAAAGGGAAACTATTAAACTGCACAGCGGTCTACGCAACCATAATCCTTTTGGCTATGGAGATTTATCGAAATAAGGACTATATAAAACTGACAAAACCTAAACTGTATGGTATCCTGCATCCAAGCACCATCTGGTGAATAGACAAACAAGTCAAATGCATTAAAGAGTACAACGATTAAACACTCGGTTCTCAAGTTACTTGGTCAGACTGTCGTATAGATTTGTATCTTGACCCAAAAGGgaacttatttttatttatttttctttcagatGGGAGGCCAGAGTTTTTGCCAGAGATGTCATGCTACGCTTGTGGCTCCACAAGTTGACCTATGCATATACTCCCTTTTGCTGTGACAACCAAAGACACGTACTAAGATGAGGAGGGTATGAAAAGCTACCTTCCTGATAATCCCCAATCAGGAAATCTTATTTCAAACTAGCTGAATATGCCAATTTAGCTATTTTACAAAGCTCCATCacataaaataatttataaaatacattatttggGAGTTTTGTTTAATCCAGCATACAGTGTTGCAGTTTCAACAGCATGCTTTTTTTGTTCTATTCTTTGGTGGTGCAGACTGGGGTGGAGCACTTCCCTTCTAGCACTCGGCATGCTTTTAAGAGCACTCAGATGCAGTTTATCTTTAGACTGGGCCTAGAGAACCTTTAAGTGCAAACACAAGCCTAGCTAAGTTACAATTAGGGAGGTGGGCTCCTCTTGAAAGGAATTAGTTCTGCTGCATTATAATAGTAGGCAAAGGTATATCAGAACAGAAAGATTTTCAAGGCCAGTTTGTAACTGTCAATAACTTAGTTGGATCAGAGAGAGTGATCCAAGTTGTTCTATAATGCAGGCTATAACACACTGACTGTAAGAACTTTTTAGTCACTCCTAGAGTAATCATGAGTTCTTGGGCTTAAACAGTAACAATAAGATCCTTTTACCATTGGTGTCCTGGGGTTGCACATTACCATAGAACTCAAAACTAAGCACCAAGTTCCCCGTTAAAGCACATAATCGTAAAGGTGGTGAAGTCATGCAGTCTAAGTCTTACTCTAGGAGGTGGTGTGGGGGTAGAAACGAAAGTATCTTGATACTTAATAAATTATTATTCAGTGTCAGAACCTGTTTCAGAGGTCCACGGGGAACGCAGAAGgtactgggcccaaccgtggtggttgaggccttttactcctaatATCCCAGGCCCCACAtactatggatcctgctcaactgggccttcttcacttgactctcagtggtagctgtggttgagcagtccATGCTTTCTCAGGGGGGATGTAGATTCAGATCAGTGAACAATACTCAGAACTCAAACTACAAACAGtacgaacaataaatcaatgtccagccaaataagtttataaaaaaaagtagtattttatttcaaACTCTACACATGCAACAAAGTACTTCATTTAGATGCAAACACAATTCCCCTTAAGGTAGGGGCTTTGTAGTTGTCAGGTgcatccctgtcccaccctcctcCATGTAACATGTTTAGCATTATTATTCGATCACTAGTGGCCACATCAGGGAATTCAGACTATTAGAACGTACTCAAGAGTTCTCCCTTTGATTCTAGAATGTAGTCAAAAGGGACTATGGTGCTGCAGCACTGTTAGCAGTGACTCCCCCAGAACCTAACTGGCCCAGTACATATATTACCCGGTTTTGCAGCATGGAAAAGTTCGGCAATGCAGTGGGCACCTTCAACACACACCGATAAGT
It encodes the following:
- the LOC138287951 gene encoding deoxyguanosine kinase, mitochondrial-like codes for the protein MSLSNSWMLPKTVLRLNIIFPKVQDYFFSAVPFYSQRNVAGALTKYTVRYLNTSGMMASSSIKTPSVKRLSIEGNIAVGKSTFLTTLAKAFPGWHMVTEPVKKWQHIQGSGACSKNTNLLQLMYQDPSRWSYTFQTFSCMGRLKAQLEPCSEQVMKIENPVQIFERSVYSDRYVFAKNLFDLGHMSEIEWTIYQDWHSFLLQQFKDQVALNGILYLQATPEKCFERLRQRGRSEEEQVELGYLKDLHVQHEHWLTEKCTKVHFENIKNVPVLVLDANKDFKDNPEEEEILTDKVKTFLANL